A part of Aegilops tauschii subsp. strangulata cultivar AL8/78 chromosome 2, Aet v6.0, whole genome shotgun sequence genomic DNA contains:
- the LOC109748157 gene encoding uncharacterized protein — protein MAAEPEICVLSNGRITANIASWGATITSLLVPDAQGDLADVVLGFDTLEPYLKGMAPYFGCIVGRVANRIKNGKFDLNGVEYSLPINNGPNSLHGGLKGFDKVVWDVVERKEGEYPSITFQYESKDGEEGYPGDVTVRAVYSLPEATTLRLDMEAIPANKATPISLAQHTYWNLAGHNSGSILDHSIQIWAKHVTPVNENTIPTGEIMPVQDTPFDFTTEHRIGERINNVPGGYDHNYVLDSGDEKNGLKHAAKLKDPSSSRTLDLWTDAPGMQFYTANYVNGITGKGGAVYGKHAGVCLETQGFPNAINQPNFPSVVVQPGAKYKHTMLFEFSA, from the exons ATGGCGGCCGAGCCCGAGATCTGCGTGCTCTCCAATGGCAGGATCACGGCGAACATCGCCAGCTGGGGCGCCACTATCACCTCCCTCCTCGTCCCCGACGCGCAAG GGGATCTCGCGGATGTCGTTCTTGGGTTCGACACACTGGAGCCGTACTTG AAAGGCATGGCACCTTATTTTGGTTGCATAGTTGGCCGAGTTGCAAATAGGATCAAGAATGGGAAGTTTGATCTGAACGGAGTCGAGTATTCATTGCCTATCAACAACGGGCCGAACAGCCTTCATG GTGGATTGAAGGGGTTTGACAAGGTTGTGTGGGATGTTGTAGAGCGTAAAGAAGGCGAGTACCCATCAATAACCTTTCAATATGAGAGCAAAGATGGTGAAGAAG GTTACCCTGGCGATGTAACCGTCCGAGCAGTGTATTCTCTTCCGGAGGCTACCACTCTAAGACTTGACATGGAAGCTATACCAGCTAACAAAGCCACTCCTATCAGCTTGGCACAGCATACTTACTGGAACCTTGCAGGCCACAACTCTGGCAGCATCTTGGATCATTCGATCCAGATCTGGGCAAAACACGTTACTCCAGTCAATGAAAACACGATTCCTACCGGAGAAATAATGCCCGTCCAGGACACGCCTTTCGATTTCACCACGGAGCACAGGATTGGAGAGCGCATCAACAATGTTCCTGGAGGGTACGACCATAACTATGTGCTGGACTCTGGCGATGAGAAGAATGGCCTGAAGCACGCAGCCAAGCTAAAGGACCCATCGAGCTCACGAACTCTGGACCTCTGGACCGATGCGCCTGGCATGCAGTTCTATACTGCCAACTATGTGAATGGCATCACAGGCAAAGGCGGAGCTGTTTACGGGAAGCATGCCGGAGTATGCTTGGAAACCCAGGGGTTCCCCAATGCCATCAACCAGCCCAATTTCCCGTCTGTGGTGGTGCAGCCTGGTGCGAAGTATAAGCACACCATGTTGTTTGAGTTCTCGGCATGA